Proteins encoded by one window of Pyxidicoccus trucidator:
- a CDS encoding FG-GAP-like repeat-containing protein, with the protein METGSGSIILGTETAPEFTRVVQLTSPLGTCSGTLLSSRWVLTARHCLTVDGTEAGAWLDPTTITVTLGTVGTSKGAPFVSTVNPYPVSNGDDVALLKLAKPIISGISLQLYRGPSLVGSTVRCMGYGRFTPSGGGSGLLRYADVVVSAQVGRTFTTVANGAGQTPAKGDSGGPCFTIDPTGLLGPVAGVMIEADTSVTPARATMVRTDTFDAEFARIAFAGTIVGGPNPQVVVLGGANKEKNFDFANVDGAHGLDYVYFGDASASVVLSTASGTYAGTARSTTLGGTGWSDFALATDLTGDGLADYFFTGDTHFWVGKGKGDGTFETPKGNPLGGSGWQGSVLLSNVDGAFGADYVQLRGNEVYWSRSGGSSTFLPATKVKTLPSAWNFDYFNAGTLDGNPGKDLVYLDSTRVSVYPAVTGGFGSLVETPLAFGTGWSPFAILQPVTSPDTLVDWVAIRNNYLYTQLAIGGGAFSPAMTPTPIEWGEKWNEFASWADMNGDALEDFVSYDGTHLWVKLSNGLGGFSRIVTQNIVAPSGSAAVRFVDANGDKKADVVFVEDLGTTLSIITHLSTVPSGTKAPLDEVPDPEIPPGKGPISFVSFLKYWGILSPLERFCMFIPRCLMVSAGAKSDGANTSGLLVTLHGGFQGLGVKGLLAEGVLADGWDWTRSQEAVLSGDVNGDGREEVVLRDGRGLALLGRDAQTGQARVSTAHAWEAPVGEWTLRPRDTLVHLGDFDGQPGAELLVRSREGAIGLLRANGAGALESWVVYPEGVELGMGPLTPDDSLEGVADHDGDGRLDVVLRGPKGWTFLRGMEHGLEPWGFLPYGEKLGEDELTPDSHVEATGHFLSAQGPMELLVRGAHGYAVVVLSQGWPEPLAFWQWGTWVGIGELRPEDSLRLAGDVDGDGRDELLAQLHDGVAVLASGNGQLYPLLEGGYDQKLDDWELRREDVFQAAGDLDGDGRDDLVVRREDRLGVLGSLAWQPGWLRWTLPLGPSDDGLAVTGAAAIFVDLDGDGVREVLAHEVAP; encoded by the coding sequence TTGGAGACCGGGAGCGGGTCCATCATCCTGGGCACTGAGACTGCTCCCGAGTTCACGCGGGTCGTCCAGCTGACCAGCCCGCTGGGAACCTGCTCGGGAACCCTGCTGTCCTCCCGCTGGGTGCTCACCGCGCGCCACTGCCTCACCGTGGATGGCACGGAGGCCGGTGCGTGGCTGGACCCCACCACCATCACCGTCACGCTGGGCACCGTGGGCACCTCGAAGGGGGCCCCCTTCGTCAGCACCGTGAACCCGTACCCCGTGAGCAACGGGGACGACGTCGCGCTCCTCAAGCTCGCCAAGCCCATCATCTCCGGCATCTCCCTCCAGCTCTACCGGGGGCCCTCGCTCGTGGGCTCCACCGTCCGCTGCATGGGCTACGGCCGCTTCACCCCCTCCGGCGGCGGCTCCGGACTGCTCCGCTACGCGGACGTCGTGGTCAGCGCCCAGGTGGGACGCACCTTCACCACGGTGGCGAACGGCGCCGGGCAGACACCGGCCAAGGGAGACTCGGGGGGGCCCTGCTTCACCATTGACCCCACCGGCCTGCTGGGGCCCGTGGCCGGAGTCATGATCGAGGCGGACACGAGCGTGACGCCCGCCAGGGCCACCATGGTGCGCACCGACACGTTCGACGCGGAGTTCGCCCGCATCGCGTTCGCGGGCACCATCGTCGGTGGCCCCAACCCCCAGGTGGTGGTCCTCGGTGGCGCGAACAAGGAGAAGAACTTCGACTTCGCCAACGTGGATGGTGCCCACGGCCTCGACTACGTCTACTTCGGTGACGCCTCGGCCTCGGTGGTGCTGTCCACCGCGTCCGGAACGTACGCCGGCACGGCGCGTTCGACGACGCTGGGGGGAACGGGGTGGTCGGACTTCGCGCTCGCCACGGACCTCACGGGAGACGGCCTGGCGGACTACTTCTTCACGGGCGACACCCACTTCTGGGTGGGGAAGGGCAAGGGGGATGGCACCTTCGAGACGCCCAAGGGCAACCCCCTGGGCGGAAGCGGCTGGCAGGGCTCCGTCCTCCTCTCGAACGTGGATGGCGCCTTCGGCGCGGACTACGTCCAGCTCCGCGGCAATGAGGTGTACTGGAGCCGCTCGGGAGGCTCGTCCACCTTCCTCCCGGCCACCAAGGTGAAGACGCTGCCTTCCGCCTGGAACTTCGATTACTTCAACGCCGGCACCCTCGACGGGAACCCCGGAAAGGACCTGGTCTATCTGGACAGCACCAGGGTGTCCGTCTACCCCGCCGTCACCGGCGGCTTTGGTAGCCTGGTGGAGACGCCCCTCGCCTTCGGCACGGGGTGGTCCCCCTTCGCGATCCTCCAGCCGGTGACGAGCCCCGACACGCTGGTGGACTGGGTCGCCATCCGGAACAACTACCTCTACACGCAGCTGGCCATCGGCGGAGGTGCCTTCTCTCCGGCGATGACGCCCACCCCCATCGAGTGGGGCGAGAAGTGGAACGAGTTCGCCAGCTGGGCCGACATGAATGGCGATGCGCTGGAGGACTTCGTCTCCTATGACGGCACCCACCTCTGGGTGAAGCTGTCCAATGGCCTGGGGGGCTTCAGCCGTATCGTCACCCAGAACATCGTCGCCCCCAGCGGCTCCGCGGCGGTGCGCTTCGTGGACGCCAACGGGGACAAGAAGGCGGACGTCGTCTTCGTGGAGGACCTGGGCACCACGCTGTCCATCATCACCCACCTGTCCACGGTGCCCTCTGGCACCAAGGCGCCGCTCGACGAGGTTCCCGACCCCGAAATCCCCCCCGGCAAGGGCCCCATCAGCTTCGTCTCCTTCCTGAAGTACTGGGGCATCCTCTCGCCGCTGGAGCGGTTCTGCATGTTCATTCCCCGCTGCCTCATGGTGAGCGCTGGCGCGAAGAGCGACGGCGCCAACACCTCGGGCCTGCTCGTCACCCTTCATGGAGGGTTCCAGGGCCTGGGGGTGAAGGGCCTGCTGGCGGAGGGCGTGCTCGCGGACGGCTGGGATTGGACGCGCTCCCAGGAGGCCGTGCTGTCTGGGGACGTGAATGGAGACGGGCGCGAAGAGGTGGTGCTGCGCGACGGGCGTGGGCTGGCGCTGCTGGGCCGGGACGCGCAGACAGGGCAGGCGCGGGTGTCCACCGCGCATGCGTGGGAGGCACCGGTGGGCGAGTGGACGCTCCGGCCGCGGGACACGCTGGTGCACCTGGGTGACTTCGACGGGCAGCCGGGCGCGGAGCTGCTGGTGCGAAGCCGCGAGGGTGCCATCGGCCTGCTGCGGGCAAATGGCGCGGGCGCGCTGGAGTCGTGGGTGGTGTACCCGGAGGGAGTGGAGCTGGGGATGGGGCCGCTGACGCCGGACGACTCCCTGGAAGGCGTGGCGGACCACGACGGGGACGGGCGGTTGGACGTGGTGCTGCGCGGGCCCAAGGGCTGGACGTTCCTTCGCGGGATGGAGCACGGCCTGGAGCCCTGGGGCTTCCTGCCCTATGGGGAGAAGCTGGGGGAGGACGAGCTGACCCCGGACAGCCATGTGGAGGCCACCGGCCACTTCCTCTCCGCCCAGGGCCCCATGGAGCTGCTCGTGCGCGGCGCGCACGGGTACGCGGTGGTGGTCCTGTCCCAGGGCTGGCCCGAGCCGCTGGCCTTCTGGCAGTGGGGAACCTGGGTCGGCATCGGCGAGCTGCGTCCGGAGGACTCGCTGCGGCTCGCCGGTGACGTGGACGGCGACGGCCGGGACGAGCTGCTGGCGCAGTTGCACGACGGCGTCGCCGTGCTCGCCTCCGGCAACGGTCAGCTCTACCCGCTGCTGGAGGGCGGGTATGACCAGAAGCTGGATGACTGGGAGCTGCGCCGCGAGGACGTCTTCCAGGCCGCGGGCGACCTGGACGGCGACGGGCGCGACGACCTGGTGGTGCGCCGCGAGGACCGGCTGGGCGTGCTGGGCTCCCTGGCGTGGCAGCCCGGGTGGCTGCGGTGGACGCTGCCGCTGGGCCCATCGGATGACGGCCTGGCGGTGACGGGGGCGGCGGCGATCTTCGTCGACCTGGACGGTGACGGCGTGCGCGAGGTGCTGGCACACGAGGTGGCACCATAG